One stretch of Mangifera indica cultivar Alphonso chromosome 9, CATAS_Mindica_2.1, whole genome shotgun sequence DNA includes these proteins:
- the LOC123226383 gene encoding heat stress transcription factor B-2a, which translates to MASPPVEQNGETTPTVGDSQRSIPTPFLTKTYQLVDDHTIDDVISWNDDGSTFVVWNPTVFARDLLPKYFKHNNFSSFVRQLNTYGFKKVVPDRWEFTNECFRRGEKQLLREIQRRKISTVATTSSPGRVTAVPVAKPMVSPSNSAEEQVTSSNSSPVRRTAHPCEQAYAEIMEENKKLKKENVQLNKQLTEMKNLCNNIFTMMSNYASAQSYTGYQALDLLPMKRLSGEEEVSPRLFGVPIGVKRAKVGEGAGTEEDETLLKLRLPEAQAVKSEPLDCQRSGDDHRNHQDTPWLRQSHRPNQRVCN; encoded by the exons ATGGCTTCCCCACCGGTGGAGCAAAATGGTGAGACCACGCCTACTGTTGGAGACTCTCAAAGATCTATTCCGACGCCGTTTTTGACGAAAACCTATCAATTAGTTGATGATCACACCATTGATGATGTTATTTCTTGGAACGACGACGGATCCACCTTTGTCGTTTGGAACCCCACCGTTTTTGCCAGAGATTTGCTACCGAAGtattttaaacataacaatttTTCCAGTTTCGTTCGTCAGCTCAACACCTAC GGATTCAAAAAAGTGGTACCTGATCGGTGGGAGTTTACGAACGAATGCTTTCGCAGAGGCGAGAAACAGCTTTTACGTGAAATTCAGCGACGAAAGATTTCAACAGTTGCGACGACATCGTCACCAGGTAGAGTAACGGCAGTTCCAGTGGCGAAACCGATGGTGTCGCCGTCGAATTCTGCGGAAGAACAAGTCACTTCGTCCAACTCATCTCCAGTGCGGCGAACCGCTCATCCTTGTGAACAAGCCTATGCTGAAATAAtggaagaaaataagaaattgaagaagGAAAATGTACAGTTAAATAAACAGCTGACGGAGATGAAGAATCTCTGCAATAATATATTCACAATGATGTCGAATTACGCCAGTGCTCAATCGTACACCGGTTATCAGGCGCTTGATCTGTTGCCGATGAAACGGTTATCCGGCGAGGAGGAGGTGAGTCCGAGGTTGTTCGGTGTGCCGATCGGTGTAAAACGCGCGAAGGTAGGCGAAGGTGCGGGAACGGAGGAGGACGAGACGCTGTTGAAGTTGCGACTGCCGGAGGCTCAGGCAGTGAAATCTGAACCGTTGGATTGCCAGAGAAGCGGTGATGATCACCGTAATCATCAAGACACGCCGTGGCTCCGGCAAAGTCACCGACCTAATCAGAGGGTCTGTAACTGA
- the LOC123225240 gene encoding leucine-rich repeat receptor protein kinase EMS1 — protein sequence MASVLVMLLVLFCAAFATCNVIAEVNPEREALVSFKNSLENPRVLYSWNETTPHCNWVGVTCELDRVVSLSLSALLLEGRLSPSLFALTSLTVLDLSSNCFYEKIPPRISSLKRLKQLSLGENQLSGSVPSELGELNQLETLELGLNYFSGKIPPELGKLKRLKTLDLSTNALTGNIPSQLGELTQLQFLDLGNNLLSGSLPVTLLKNLQSLVSLDVSNNSLSGYIPPEIGNLKNLTDLYLGVNLFTGQLPAEIGQLSLLETLFSPSCSITGPLPEELSRLKSLSKLDLSYNPLKCQIPKSIGKLQNLSILNLVYTELNGSIPVELGNCKNLKTLMLSFNSLTGYLPEELSELPILTFSAEKNELSGLLPSWLGKWKEVDSLLLSSNRLIGKIPPELGNCSMLKHLSLSNNFLTGSIPRELCNSESLVEIDLDGNFLSGTIEDVFVRCTNLTQLVLVSNKIKGSIPEYLSKLPLMVLDLDSNNFTGVLPVSLWNSMSLMEFSAANNMLEGSLPAEIGNAVTLERLVLSNNMLKGLIPKEIRNLTGLSFLNLNSNFFEGSIPDELGDCIALTTLDLGNNNFSGSIPERIADLAQLQCLVLAHNSLSGSIPSKVSSYFRQTSMPDLSFIQHHGVFDLSNNRLSGLIPEELGNCIVVVDLLLNNNMLSGEIPGSLSRLTNLTTLDLSGNLLTGSIPPEFGDSLKLQGLYLANNQLTGSIPGSLGRLGSLVKLNLTGNKLSGSIPTGFGNLTGLTHLDLSYNKLDGELPASLPQMQNLVGLYVQQNSLSGPLDGLFSNSIMAWRIETMNLSNNFFDGTLPRSVGNLSYLMNLDLHENKFTGEIPPELGNLMQLEYFDVSRNKLSGQIPEKMCHLLNLQYLNLADNRLEGMVPRSGICQNLSKIALAGNKDLCGSVIGLDCKIKTLDKSALLNAWGLAGIVVGSALIILTVVYALRKWIRRNCRQNDPEDIEESKLNCFIDQDLYLLSSSRSKEPLSINIATFEQPLLKLTLVDILEATNNFCKTNIIGDGGFGTVYKATLPDEKNVAVKKLSQAKTQGNREFVAEMETLGKVKHQNLVPLLGYCSYGEEKVLVYEYMVNGSLDLWLRNRTGALEVLDWPKRYKIACGAAQGLAFLHHGFIPHIIHRDIKASNILLNEDFEAKVADFGLARLISACETHVSTDIAGTFGYIPPEYGQSGRSTTRGDVYSFGVILLELVTGKEPTGPDFKEKEGGNLVGWVLQKMKKGQAADVLDPTILNADSKPMMLQVLQIAAVCLSENPANRPTMLQALKFLKAIKDD from the coding sequence ATGGCGTCTGTTTTGGTAATGTTGCTTGTGTTGTTTTGTGCTGCTTTTGCAACTTGCAATGTTATTGCCGAGGTAAACCCAGAAAGAGAAGCTCTGGTTTCTTTCAAAAACTCTCTTGAAAATCCTCGAGTGCTTTACTCATGGAATGAAACGACCCCGCATTGCAACTGGGTTGGAGTAACTTGCGAACTCGATCGAGTCgtctcactctctctttctgCTCTTCTGCTTGAAGGTCGTCTCTCTCCTTCGCTCTTCGCGTTAACCAGTCTGACGGTTCTTGACCTCTCTTCGAACTGTTTCTATGAAAAAATCCCTCCACGGATATCGAGCCTAAAGCGGCTTAAACAGCTGTCGCTCGGTGAAAATCAATTGTCAGGTTCTGTCCCCAGTGAACTTGGTGAGTTGAATCAGCTTGAAACCCTTGAACTCGGCCTAAATTATTTTTCCGGGAAAATCCCACCTGAGCTTGGGAAACTGAAACGGCTAAAAACCCTCGATTTGTCCACAAATGCATTGACTGGGAACATACCGAGTCAACTCGGCGAGTTGACTCAACTGCAGTTTTTGGACTTGGGTAATAATCTTCTCTCAGGTTCTCTCCCTGTAACtctcttaaaaaatttacagtCTTTGGTTTCTCTAGATGTTTCAAATAACTCCCTGTCTGGTTATATTCCTCCTGAAATTGGGAACTTGAAAAACCTCACTGATCTTTACCTTGGTGTAAACCTTTTTACTGGACAGTTACCAGCAGAAATTGGCCAACTTTCACTTCTTGAAACCCTTTTTTCACCTTCTTGTTCAATAACAGGACCTTTACCCGAAGAGCTGTCCAGGTTGAAGTCTTTAAGTAAACTTGATCTTTCATACAACCCATTGAAATGTCAAATCCCAAAATCTATTGGGAAATTGCAGAATTTGAGTATACTTAACCTTGTTTATACTGAGCTGAATGGTTCTATACCAGTCGAGCTTGGCAACTGCAAGAATTTGAAGACTTTGATGCTTTCTTTTAATTCATTAACCGGGTATTTGCCTGAGGAGCTTTCAGAGCTTCCGATCTTAACATTTTCTGCTGAAAAAAATGAGCTTTCTGGGCTATTGCCTTCTTGGCTTGGGAAGTGGAAGGAAGTGGATTCTCTTTTGCTCTCCAGCAATCGGCTTATAGGCAAAATCCCACCTGAGCTTGGAAATTGTTCCATGTTGAAGCACCTCAGTTTAAGCAATAACTTTCTGACTGGTTCAATACCGAGAGAATTGTGTAATTCAGAGTCCCTTGTGGAAATTGATCTGGATGGGAATTTTCTTTCAGGGACGATTGAAGATGTTTTTGTCAGGTGTACTAACCTCACCCAGTTGGTTTtggttagtaataaaattaagggTTCCATACCTGAATATCTATCTAAGCTTCCATTGATGGTTCTTGATCTTGATTCTAACAATTTCACTGGCGTTTTACCGGTGAGTCTGTGGAATTCAATGAGTTTGATGGAGTTTTCTGCAGCAAATAATATGTTAGAGGGTTCTCTTCCTGCCGAGATTGGTAATGCAGTTACATTGGAGAGGCTTGTTCTTAGTAACAACATGTTGAAGGGGCTTATACCAAAGGAGATCAGAAATCTCACAGGTCTTTCTTTTCTGAATTTGAACTCGAATTTCTTTGAAGGGAGCATTCCTGATGAGCTTGGGGACTGCATTGCACTTACCACATTGGATCTGGGAAACAATAATTTCAGTGGTTCTATTCCTGAACGGATTGCAGACTTGGCCCAGTTACAGTGCTTGGTTCTTGCGCACAATAGTCTATCCGGCTCAATTCCTTCAAAGGTGTCTTCATATTTTCGTCAGACTAGCATGCCTGATTTAAGCTTCATCCAGCACCATGGAGTATTTGACTTGTCGAATAATAGGTTGTCTGGTTTAATTCCTGAAGAGCTTGGGAATTGCATTGTGGTGGTGGATCTTTTGCTCAATAATAATATGCTCTCTGGTGAGATTCCAGGATCACTTTCTCGACTAACAAATCTTACAACCTTGGATTTGTCTGGGAATCTTTTAACAGGTTCCATTCCACCTGAATTTGGTGACTCCCTTAAGCTGCAAGGGTTGTATTTGGCGAATAACCAGCTTACAGGCTCCATCCCTGGTAGCTTAGGTCGTTTGGGTAGTTTGGTAAAACTAAATTTGACTGGCAATAAGTTGTCCGGTTCAATTCCAACTGGATTTGGTAACTTGACAGGGCTTACTCACTTGGATTTAAGTTACAACAAACTTGATGGTGAGCTCCCTGCATCACTGCCACAGATGCAGAACCTTGTGGGGCTTTATGTTCAGCAGAATAGTCTTTCTGGCCCGCTTGATGGGCTCTTCTCGAATTCAATAATGGCTTGGAGGATTGAAACAATGAACTTGAGTAATAATTTCTTTGATGGCACCCTGCCACGGTCTGTGGGCAACCTTTCCTACCTAATGAATTTGGATCTTCATGAAAATAAGTTTACAGGAGAGATTCCTCCGGAGCTTGGTAACCTGATGCAACTGGAATACTTTGATGTTTCAAGGAACAAGCTATCCGGGCAGATTCCGGAGAAGATGTGCCATTTGCTTAATCTGCAATACCTGAATTTAGCAGACAATAGATTGGAAGGGATGGTTCCTAGAAGTGGTATTTGCCAAAACCTATCAAAAATTGCTCTTGCTGGGAACAAAGATCTTTGCGGGAGTGTCATAGGTTTAGATTGCAAGATCAAAACCCTTGATAAATCAGCGCTATTAAATGCTTGGGGACTTGCTGGAATTGTGGTCGGAAGTGCATTGATCATTTTAACTGTAGTATATGCTCTGCGGAAATGGATTAGAAGAAACTGCAGGCAAAATGATCCTGAGGATATTGAGGAAAGCAAGCTAAATTGTTTCATAGATCAAGATCTCTATTTGTTGAGTAGCAGTAGATCCAAGGAGCCTTTGAGCATCAATATTGCTACATTTGAGCAGCCTCTTCTGAAATTAACTTTGGTTGATATTCTTGAAGCCACGAACAACTTCTGCAAGACAAACATAATTGGAGACGGTGGTTTTGGAACCGTATACAAAGCCACTTTGCCCGATGAGAAAAATGTTGCAGTTAAGAAGTTAAGCCAGGCTAAAACACAGGGTAACCGAGAATTCGTTGCTGAAATGGAAACCTTGGGCAAAGTGAAACACCAAAATCTTGTGCCATTGCTAGGATACTGCTCATATGGTGAGGAGAAGGTCCTTGTTTATGAATACATGGTAAATGGGAGCTTGGATCTTTGGCTAAGGAACCGGACTGGAGCTCTAGAAGTACTCGATTGGCCGAAACGTTACAAAATCGCATGCGGTGCTGCTCAAGGGCTAGCTTTTCTTCACCATGGTTTCATCCCCCACATCATCCACCGGGATATTAAAGCCAGCAACATCTTGCTTAATGAAGACTTTGAGGCAAAAGTTGCTGACTTTGGGCTAGCAAGATTGATAAGTGCTTGTGAAACCCATGTCAGCACCGACATTGCTGGAACATTTGGTTACATTCCTCCCGAGTATGGACAGAGTGGAAGATCAACAACACGAGGAGATGTTTATAGCTTTGGAGTGATACTGCTTGAGTTGGTGACTGGGAAAGAGCCAACTGGGCCTGACTTCAAAGAGAAAGAAGGCGGCAATTTGGTCGGATGGGTGCTTCAGAAGATGAAGAAAGGGCAGGCTGCTGATGTTCTGGATCCTACCATCCTCAATGCAGATTCAAAGCCAATGATGCTTCAAGTGCTGCAGATTGCTGCTGTATGCCTCTCTGAGAATCCTGCTAATAGGCCAACCATGCTTCAAGCATTGAAGTTCCTGAAAGCAATCAAAGATGACTGA
- the LOC123225830 gene encoding CEN-like protein 1 isoform X1, protein MAEPLAVGRVVGDVVDNFSPSVKMTVTYSSNKQVANGYELMPAATAAKPRVEIGGEDLRAAYTLIMTDPDAPSPSDPCMREHLHSMVTDIPGTTDVSFAGKEAVGYEIPKPVVGIHRYVFILFKQRGRQTVKAPTSRDHFNTRQFAQDNGLGLPVAAVYFNAQRETAARRR, encoded by the exons ATGGCGGAGCCCCTGGCTGTAGGGAGAGTGGTGGGTGATGTTGTGGACAATTTCAGCCCGAGTGTGAAGATGACTGTGACTTATAGCTCCAATAAGCAAGTCGCTAATGGTTATGAGCTTATGCCTGCTGCCACTGCTGCTAAACCTCGGGTTGAGATTGGTGGCGAGGACTTGAGAGCTGCCTACACATTG ATCATGACTGACCCTGATGCTCCAAGCCCTAGTGATCCATGCATGAGAGAACATCTCCACTc GATGGTTACAGACATTCCTGGAACAACTGATGTTTCCTTTG CAGGAAAAGAAGCGGTGGGTTATGAGATTCCAAAGCCCGTGGTGGGCATCCATAGATACGTATTCATATTGTTCAAACAAAGAGGAAGACAGACTGTGAAGGCACCAACTTCAAGGGACCATTTCAACACAAGACAGTTTGCACAGGACAACGGCCTTGGCCTGCCTGTGGCTGCGGTCTACTTTAATGCCCAGAGAGAAACTGCtgcaagaagaagatga
- the LOC123225830 gene encoding CEN-like protein 1 isoform X2, which yields MAEPLAVGRVVGDVVDNFSPSVKMTVTYSSNKQVANGYELMPAATAAKPRVEIGGEDLRAAYTLIMTDPDAPSPSDPCMREHLHSMVTDIPGTTDVSFGKEAVGYEIPKPVVGIHRYVFILFKQRGRQTVKAPTSRDHFNTRQFAQDNGLGLPVAAVYFNAQRETAARRR from the exons ATGGCGGAGCCCCTGGCTGTAGGGAGAGTGGTGGGTGATGTTGTGGACAATTTCAGCCCGAGTGTGAAGATGACTGTGACTTATAGCTCCAATAAGCAAGTCGCTAATGGTTATGAGCTTATGCCTGCTGCCACTGCTGCTAAACCTCGGGTTGAGATTGGTGGCGAGGACTTGAGAGCTGCCTACACATTG ATCATGACTGACCCTGATGCTCCAAGCCCTAGTGATCCATGCATGAGAGAACATCTCCACTc GATGGTTACAGACATTCCTGGAACAACTGATGTTTCCTTTG GAAAAGAAGCGGTGGGTTATGAGATTCCAAAGCCCGTGGTGGGCATCCATAGATACGTATTCATATTGTTCAAACAAAGAGGAAGACAGACTGTGAAGGCACCAACTTCAAGGGACCATTTCAACACAAGACAGTTTGCACAGGACAACGGCCTTGGCCTGCCTGTGGCTGCGGTCTACTTTAATGCCCAGAGAGAAACTGCtgcaagaagaagatga